From Micromonospora echinospora, one genomic window encodes:
- a CDS encoding CD225/dispanin family protein, whose amino-acid sequence MQPGYPQQPPQQIDNNMTMSIVAIFLFWPLAIPALINASKVNPLVQQGNYAAAQAAAAESKKWSKWALIVGLSWYVIVLICCLLGGLGSLMGTDTTV is encoded by the coding sequence ATGCAGCCCGGATACCCCCAGCAGCCGCCGCAGCAGATCGACAACAACATGACCATGTCGATCGTGGCCATCTTCCTCTTCTGGCCGCTCGCCATCCCCGCGTTGATCAACGCCTCCAAGGTCAACCCGCTGGTGCAGCAGGGTAACTACGCGGCGGCCCAGGCCGCTGCGGCGGAGAGCAAGAAGTGGTCGAAGTGGGCCCTCATCGTCGGCCTCTCCTGGTACGTCATCGTCCTGATCTGCTGCCTGCTGGGTGGCCTCGGGTCGCTGATGGGCACCGACACAACCGTCTGA
- the purH gene encoding bifunctional phosphoribosylaminoimidazolecarboxamide formyltransferase/IMP cyclohydrolase, which translates to MSTPSDGRRPIRRALVSVYDKSGLVELARALHDAGVEIVSTGSTASTIAGSGVPVTAVESVTGFPEILDGRVKTLHPKIHGGLLADLRKDSHAAQLDEHGIAGIDLLVSNLYPFQATVASGASVDECVEQIDIGGPAMVRAAAKNHASVAVVTDPAAYPTVLAALDAGGFSLAQRRVLAARAFAEIAEYDIAVANWCAAQLDPEEADWPAFAGLGLRAQRALRYGENPHQQAALYTDPDAPVGLAQAEQLHGKEMSYNNYVDADAAWRAANDFADQPAVAIIKHANPCGIAVGADVADAHRRAHACDPVSAYGGVIAVNRPVTVELAKQVAEIFTEVLVAPEFEAGAVEVLQAKKNLRLLRAPAWAPPPAEWRQVSGGVLVQMADRVDAPGDDPAAWRLVAGEPADGDLLRDLTFAWRAVRSVKSNAILLAADGATVGVGMGQVNRVDSAHLAVNRAGADRARGAVAASDAFFPFADGLKVLIDAGVRAVVQPGGSIRDDEVIAAAAEAGVTMYLTGTRHFFH; encoded by the coding sequence GTGAGTACCCCCTCCGACGGGCGCCGGCCGATCCGGCGGGCGCTGGTCAGCGTCTACGACAAGAGCGGGCTGGTCGAGCTGGCCCGGGCCCTGCACGACGCCGGGGTCGAGATCGTCTCGACCGGCAGCACCGCGTCGACGATCGCCGGTTCCGGGGTGCCGGTGACCGCCGTCGAGTCGGTGACCGGGTTCCCGGAGATCCTCGACGGCCGGGTCAAGACCCTGCACCCGAAGATCCACGGCGGCCTCCTCGCCGACCTGCGCAAGGACTCGCACGCCGCCCAGCTCGACGAGCACGGCATCGCCGGCATCGACCTGCTGGTCTCCAACCTGTACCCGTTCCAGGCCACGGTGGCCTCCGGCGCCAGCGTGGACGAGTGCGTCGAGCAGATCGACATCGGCGGGCCGGCGATGGTCCGGGCCGCCGCGAAGAACCACGCCTCGGTCGCCGTGGTGACCGATCCGGCCGCGTACCCGACGGTGCTGGCCGCCCTCGATGCGGGCGGTTTCTCGCTGGCGCAGCGTCGTGTGCTCGCCGCCCGCGCCTTCGCCGAGATCGCCGAGTACGACATCGCCGTGGCGAACTGGTGCGCGGCGCAGCTCGACCCGGAGGAGGCGGACTGGCCCGCCTTCGCCGGTCTGGGACTCCGCGCCCAGCGGGCCCTGCGCTACGGCGAGAACCCGCACCAGCAGGCCGCCCTCTACACCGACCCGGACGCCCCGGTCGGGCTGGCCCAGGCCGAGCAGCTGCACGGCAAGGAGATGTCGTACAACAACTACGTCGACGCGGACGCCGCCTGGCGGGCGGCGAACGACTTCGCCGACCAGCCGGCCGTGGCGATCATCAAGCACGCCAACCCGTGCGGGATCGCGGTCGGCGCCGACGTGGCCGACGCGCACCGCCGGGCGCACGCCTGCGACCCGGTCTCCGCGTACGGCGGGGTGATCGCGGTCAACCGGCCGGTCACCGTCGAGCTGGCCAAGCAGGTCGCGGAGATCTTCACCGAGGTCCTGGTGGCGCCGGAGTTCGAGGCGGGAGCGGTCGAGGTGCTCCAGGCCAAGAAGAACCTGCGCCTGCTGCGTGCCCCGGCCTGGGCCCCGCCGCCGGCCGAGTGGCGGCAGGTCAGCGGCGGTGTGCTGGTGCAGATGGCCGACCGGGTGGACGCCCCCGGCGACGACCCCGCCGCCTGGCGGCTGGTGGCCGGCGAACCGGCCGACGGCGACCTCCTGCGCGACCTGACCTTCGCCTGGCGGGCGGTCCGCTCGGTTAAGAGCAACGCGATCCTGCTCGCCGCCGACGGGGCGACCGTCGGGGTCGGCATGGGGCAGGTCAACCGGGTCGACTCGGCGCACCTCGCGGTGAACCGCGCCGGGGCGGACCGGGCCCGGGGCGCGGTCGCCGCCTCGGACGCGTTCTTCCCGTTCGCCGACGGGCTCAAGGTGCTGATCGACGCGGGGGTCCGCGCCGTCGTGCAGCCGGGCGGTTCGATCCGGGACGACGAGGTGATCGCCGCCGCCGCCGAGGCCGGCGTGACCATGTACCTCACCGGCACCCGGCACTTCTTCCACTGA
- a CDS encoding DUF4190 domain-containing protein, whose protein sequence is MQPDNPGQDPYGQQPPSDPTSPQYSDPYGQPAQPSYGQPSHDPYGQQPQDPYGQPPTSGQPYGQPASGQPYGQPPTSGGPYGQPISGQPYGQPPTSGGPYGQPASGQPYGDPYAQQQPYGAAPGYPAGQYGQYGVTPQNNNLGLIGMILGITSIVFAICCAFLGIILGIAGVVLGVMGQKKAEQGLADNKGQATTALITGAVGIVLGLANAILGAALNLNSLNLS, encoded by the coding sequence GTGCAGCCCGACAACCCCGGCCAGGACCCGTACGGCCAGCAGCCGCCCTCGGATCCCACCTCGCCGCAGTACTCCGACCCGTACGGTCAGCCGGCGCAGCCGTCCTACGGCCAGCCGTCGCACGACCCGTACGGTCAGCAGCCGCAGGATCCGTACGGTCAGCCGCCGACCTCGGGCCAGCCGTACGGTCAGCCGGCCTCCGGGCAGCCGTACGGTCAGCCGCCGACCTCGGGCGGGCCGTACGGGCAGCCGATCTCGGGGCAGCCGTACGGGCAGCCGCCGACCTCGGGCGGGCCGTACGGCCAACCCGCCTCCGGTCAGCCGTACGGGGACCCGTACGCGCAGCAGCAGCCCTACGGCGCGGCGCCGGGCTACCCGGCCGGGCAGTACGGCCAGTACGGTGTGACGCCGCAGAACAACAACCTCGGCCTGATCGGGATGATCCTCGGCATCACCTCGATCGTCTTCGCGATCTGCTGCGCCTTCCTCGGCATCATCCTCGGCATCGCCGGTGTGGTGCTGGGCGTGATGGGCCAGAAGAAGGCGGAGCAGGGGCTGGCCGACAACAAGGGCCAGGCGACGACCGCCCTGATCACCGGCGCGGTGGGCATCGTCCTCGGTCTGGCCAACGCGATCCTCGGTGCCGCGCTGAACCTGAACTCGCTGAACCTGTCCTGA
- a CDS encoding malate dehydrogenase — MGKKVTVVGAGFYGSTTAQRLAEYDIFDTVVITDIVEGKPAGLALDLNQSRAIEGFETKIVGATTGPNGEGYEAIEGSDVVVITAGLPRKPGMSRMDLLETNAKIVRQVSENVARFAPNAVVIVVSNPLDEMTALAQIATGFPKNRVLGQAGMLDTARFSNFVAEALGVPVKSVTTLTLGSHGDTMVPVPSRSSVDGKPLRDVMPAEQIEDLVVKTRNGGAEVVALLKTGSAYYAPSAAAARMAKAVAEDSGEVMPVCAWVDGEFGISGVYLGVEAELGAEGVKRVVTTELDADELASLKEAAEAVRAKQADVANM; from the coding sequence ATGGGTAAGAAGGTCACTGTCGTCGGGGCCGGCTTCTACGGCTCCACCACCGCACAGCGCCTGGCCGAGTACGACATCTTCGACACCGTCGTGATCACCGACATCGTCGAGGGGAAGCCCGCCGGCCTCGCCCTCGACCTCAACCAGTCGCGGGCGATCGAGGGCTTTGAGACCAAGATCGTCGGTGCGACCACCGGCCCCAACGGCGAGGGCTACGAGGCGATCGAGGGTTCGGACGTCGTCGTGATTACCGCTGGCCTGCCCCGCAAGCCGGGCATGAGCCGGATGGACCTGCTGGAGACCAACGCCAAGATCGTCCGTCAGGTCTCCGAGAACGTCGCCCGCTTCGCCCCGAACGCCGTGGTCATCGTCGTCTCCAACCCGCTCGACGAGATGACCGCGCTGGCCCAGATCGCCACCGGGTTCCCGAAGAACCGGGTGCTGGGCCAGGCGGGCATGCTCGACACCGCCCGGTTCAGCAACTTCGTCGCCGAGGCGCTCGGCGTACCGGTGAAGTCGGTGACGACGCTCACTCTGGGCTCGCACGGCGACACCATGGTCCCGGTCCCGTCCCGCAGCAGCGTCGACGGCAAGCCGCTGCGTGACGTGATGCCGGCCGAGCAGATCGAGGACCTGGTGGTCAAGACCCGCAACGGCGGTGCCGAGGTGGTCGCCCTGCTCAAGACCGGTTCGGCGTACTACGCCCCGTCCGCCGCCGCCGCCCGGATGGCCAAGGCGGTCGCCGAGGACTCCGGCGAGGTCATGCCGGTCTGCGCCTGGGTCGACGGTGAGTTCGGCATCTCCGGCGTCTACCTGGGCGTCGAGGCGGAGCTGGGCGCCGAGGGCGTGAAGCGGGTCGTCACCACCGAGCTGGACGCCGACGAGCTGGCCAGCCTGAAGGAGGCCGCCGAGGCGGTCCGGGCCAAGCAGGCCGACGTCGCCAACATGTGA
- the sucD gene encoding succinate--CoA ligase subunit alpha yields the protein MAIWLTKDSKVIVQGMTGSEGSKHTRRMLAAGTNVVGGVNPRKAGQSVDFDGTELPVFANVADAMKETGADVTVIFVPPQFTKGAVVEAIDAGIPLAVVITEGVPVHDTAAFWAYNTAQGERTRIIGPNCPGIASPGASNAGIIPADITGSGRIGLVSKSGTLTYQMMYELRDIGFSTCVGIGGDPIIGTTHIDALAAFEADPDTDAIVMIGEIGGDAEERAAEFIKANVTKPVVGYIAGFTAPPGKTMGHAGAIISGSAGTAEAKKEALEAVGVKVGKTPTETAKLMREIMSAS from the coding sequence ATGGCTATCTGGCTGACCAAGGACTCGAAGGTCATCGTCCAGGGGATGACCGGTTCCGAGGGTTCCAAGCACACCCGGCGGATGCTCGCCGCCGGCACCAACGTGGTCGGTGGCGTCAACCCGCGCAAGGCCGGGCAGAGCGTCGACTTCGACGGCACCGAGCTGCCGGTCTTCGCCAACGTGGCGGACGCCATGAAGGAGACCGGGGCGGACGTCACGGTGATCTTCGTACCGCCGCAGTTCACCAAGGGCGCGGTGGTCGAGGCGATCGACGCCGGCATCCCGCTGGCCGTGGTCATCACCGAGGGCGTCCCGGTGCACGACACCGCCGCCTTCTGGGCGTACAACACCGCCCAAGGGGAGCGCACCCGGATCATCGGGCCGAACTGCCCGGGCATCGCCTCGCCGGGGGCGTCCAACGCCGGCATCATCCCGGCCGACATCACCGGCTCCGGCCGGATCGGCCTGGTCAGCAAGAGCGGCACGCTGACCTACCAGATGATGTACGAGCTGCGTGACATCGGCTTCTCGACCTGCGTCGGCATCGGTGGCGACCCGATCATCGGCACCACCCACATCGACGCGCTGGCCGCCTTCGAGGCCGACCCGGACACCGACGCCATCGTGATGATCGGTGAGATCGGCGGTGACGCCGAGGAGCGGGCCGCCGAGTTCATCAAGGCGAACGTGACCAAGCCGGTGGTCGGCTACATCGCCGGCTTCACCGCCCCGCCCGGCAAGACCATGGGACACGCCGGCGCCATCATCTCCGGCTCGGCGGGCACCGCCGAGGCGAAGAAGGAGGCGCTGGAGGCGGTCGGCGTCAAGGTCGGCAAGACGCCGACCGAGACCGCCAAGCTCATGCGGGAGATCATGTCGGCCAGCTGA
- a CDS encoding NADP-dependent isocitrate dehydrogenase, whose product MAKIKVNNPVVELDGDEMTRIIWKQIREQLILPYLDVDLHYYDLSIQYRDETDDQVTIDAANAIKEHGVGVKCATITPDEARVEEFGLKKMWRSPNGTIRNILGGVVFREPIIMSNVPRLVPGWTKPIIIGRHAHGDQYKATDFVVPGPGKVTVTYTPTDGGAPVEMEVANFTGGGVAMGMYNFDESIRDFARASMRYGLDRGYPVYLSTKNTILKAYDGRFKDIFAEVFENEFKAEFDAAGITYEHRLIDDMVAAALKWEGGFVWACKNYDGDVQSDTVAQGFGSLGLMTSVLMTPDGRTVEAEAAHGTVTRHYRQWQKGEKTSTNPIASIYAWTRGLAHRGKLDNTPAVTEFANTLEQVIIDTVEGGQMTKDLALLISRDAPWLTTDEFMNALDENLARRLGA is encoded by the coding sequence ATGGCGAAGATCAAGGTAAACAACCCGGTCGTAGAGCTCGACGGCGACGAGATGACGCGGATCATCTGGAAGCAGATCCGGGAGCAGCTGATCCTGCCCTACCTCGACGTCGACCTGCATTACTACGACCTCTCGATCCAGTACCGCGACGAGACCGACGACCAGGTCACCATCGACGCCGCCAACGCCATCAAGGAGCACGGCGTCGGTGTCAAGTGCGCCACCATCACGCCGGACGAGGCCCGGGTCGAGGAGTTCGGCCTGAAGAAGATGTGGCGCTCGCCCAACGGCACCATCCGGAACATCCTCGGTGGCGTCGTCTTCCGTGAGCCGATCATCATGTCGAACGTGCCGCGGCTGGTGCCGGGCTGGACCAAGCCGATCATCATCGGCCGGCACGCCCACGGCGACCAGTACAAGGCCACCGACTTCGTCGTCCCCGGCCCGGGCAAGGTGACCGTCACCTACACCCCGACCGACGGTGGCGCCCCGGTCGAGATGGAGGTCGCCAACTTCACCGGCGGCGGCGTCGCGATGGGCATGTACAACTTCGACGAGTCGATCCGGGACTTCGCCCGCGCCTCGATGCGCTACGGCCTCGACCGCGGCTACCCGGTCTACCTGTCGACCAAGAACACCATCCTCAAGGCGTACGACGGCCGGTTCAAGGACATCTTCGCCGAGGTCTTCGAGAACGAGTTCAAGGCCGAGTTCGACGCCGCCGGCATCACCTACGAGCACCGGCTCATCGACGACATGGTCGCCGCCGCGCTCAAGTGGGAGGGCGGCTTCGTCTGGGCCTGCAAGAACTACGACGGTGACGTGCAGTCCGACACCGTGGCCCAGGGCTTCGGCTCGCTCGGCCTGATGACCTCGGTCCTGATGACTCCGGACGGCCGGACCGTCGAGGCGGAGGCCGCCCACGGCACCGTCACCCGGCACTACCGGCAGTGGCAGAAGGGCGAGAAGACCTCGACCAACCCGATCGCCTCCATCTACGCCTGGACCCGGGGCCTGGCCCACCGGGGCAAGCTGGACAACACCCCGGCGGTCACCGAGTTCGCCAACACCCTGGAGCAGGTCATCATCGACACCGTCGAGGGTGGTCAGATGACCAAGGACCTCGCGCTGCTCATCTCGCGGGACGCCCCGTGGCTGACCACCGACGAGTTCATGAACGCCCTGGACGAGAACCTGGCACGCCGTCTCGGCGCCTGA
- a CDS encoding DUF6350 family protein, with translation MSSVTPDQPRRPAGVDSDDRPGGRAGPVPRPRPRRPGGADRADAPRRRRAPLAVAAVVAAGWAALTSYLPVAVVLGLMQLSEDAASVVGALRAGLAGWLLGHGVPLDTGAGPLGLAPLALTALVVWRLTRAGVHTTRALGARGVGEVRPAFVAAGAVGLGYALLGVLAALGADTAGTSLSPLRAGVNLGLVGVAAALVGALRTTGAPDRLLRRVPTALHDGVRTGLVAGLLLAGAGAGAAGLAIATGGGDAADMIGAYRTGVAGQAGITLVSLAYAPNAAIWATSYLLGPGFAVGTDTAVRTSEVSVGALPAVPLLAGLPRGPVDGLGALLLAVPVLIGMAAGWLLARRLLRSAADDRTPLHWGPLLGTAALAGPVAGLLVGAAAAVSGGPLGGGRLAEVGPVAWQVTAVTTAVVAVGALLGAAATRAFTRQPAPRP, from the coding sequence ATGTCCTCCGTCACCCCTGATCAGCCTCGCCGTCCCGCTGGCGTCGATTCCGACGACCGGCCGGGTGGTCGTGCCGGCCCGGTTCCCCGGCCGCGTCCCCGGCGTCCCGGAGGGGCCGACCGGGCGGACGCCCCCCGTCGTCGGCGCGCCCCGCTCGCCGTCGCCGCCGTGGTGGCCGCCGGCTGGGCCGCCCTCACCTCGTACCTTCCGGTAGCCGTGGTGCTCGGGTTGATGCAGCTCAGCGAGGACGCCGCGTCGGTGGTCGGCGCGCTCCGCGCCGGCCTGGCCGGCTGGCTGCTCGGCCACGGGGTGCCACTCGACACCGGCGCCGGCCCGCTCGGCCTCGCCCCGCTGGCCCTGACCGCGCTGGTCGTCTGGCGGTTGACCCGGGCCGGGGTGCACACCACCCGGGCGCTGGGCGCGCGGGGCGTCGGGGAGGTCCGTCCGGCGTTCGTCGCGGCGGGCGCGGTCGGTCTCGGGTACGCGCTGCTCGGCGTGCTCGCCGCACTCGGCGCCGACACCGCCGGGACGAGCCTCTCCCCGCTGCGGGCCGGGGTGAACCTGGGGCTCGTCGGTGTGGCCGCCGCCCTGGTGGGCGCGCTGCGGACGACCGGTGCTCCCGACCGGCTGCTCCGGCGGGTGCCCACCGCGCTGCACGACGGGGTCCGCACCGGCCTGGTCGCCGGACTGCTGTTGGCCGGGGCGGGCGCGGGGGCCGCCGGACTGGCCATCGCTACCGGTGGTGGCGACGCCGCCGACATGATCGGCGCCTACCGGACCGGGGTGGCCGGGCAGGCCGGGATCACCCTGGTCAGTCTCGCCTACGCGCCGAACGCCGCGATCTGGGCGACCAGCTACCTGCTCGGCCCCGGGTTCGCCGTGGGCACCGACACGGCGGTACGCACCAGCGAGGTCTCCGTCGGCGCGCTGCCGGCCGTACCGCTGCTCGCCGGCCTGCCGCGCGGGCCGGTCGACGGGCTCGGCGCGTTGCTGCTCGCGGTGCCGGTCCTGATCGGGATGGCGGCCGGCTGGCTGCTCGCCCGCCGCCTGCTCCGGTCGGCGGCCGACGACCGGACGCCGCTTCACTGGGGGCCGCTGCTCGGCACGGCGGCCCTCGCCGGGCCGGTGGCCGGTCTGCTGGTGGGCGCGGCGGCGGCGGTCTCCGGTGGCCCGCTCGGCGGCGGCCGGCTCGCCGAGGTGGGTCCGGTCGCCTGGCAGGTGACCGCCGTGACCACCGCGGTCGTGGCGGTCGGCGCGCTGCTCGGAGCCGCCGCCACCCGTGCCTTCACCCGCCAGCCCGCCCCCCGTCCCTGA
- a CDS encoding bifunctional methylenetetrahydrofolate dehydrogenase/methenyltetrahydrofolate cyclohydrolase: protein MTATILDGKATAAEIKDELRVRVKALAERGITPGLGTVLVGADPGSQAYVNGKHRDCAEVGIASIRRELPADATQEQVDAVLAELNADPACHGYIVQLPLPGHLDTQRALEMIDPQKDADGLHPVNLGRLVLGYDGPLPCTPRGIVELLRRHDVPLRGANVAVVGRGNTVGRPLGLLLTRRSENATVTLCHTGTLDLAAHTRAADIVIVAAGVPGLLTADLVRPGAVVVDVGITRVIGADGKGRYTGDVDPEVAETAGALVPMPGGVGPMTRAMLLTNVVERAERQVPTTS, encoded by the coding sequence GTGACGGCGACGATCCTGGACGGCAAGGCGACCGCGGCGGAGATCAAGGACGAGCTGCGGGTGCGGGTCAAGGCACTGGCGGAGCGGGGCATCACCCCGGGGCTGGGCACGGTGCTGGTCGGCGCCGACCCGGGCTCCCAGGCGTACGTCAACGGCAAGCACCGGGACTGCGCGGAGGTGGGCATCGCCTCGATCCGGCGCGAGTTGCCGGCCGACGCTACGCAGGAGCAGGTGGACGCGGTGCTCGCCGAGCTGAACGCGGACCCGGCGTGCCACGGCTACATCGTCCAGCTGCCGCTGCCGGGTCACCTGGACACCCAGCGGGCGCTGGAGATGATCGACCCCCAGAAGGACGCGGACGGCCTGCACCCGGTCAACCTCGGCCGGCTGGTGCTCGGCTACGACGGGCCGCTGCCCTGCACGCCGCGCGGCATCGTGGAGCTGCTGCGCCGGCACGACGTGCCGCTGCGCGGGGCGAACGTCGCCGTGGTCGGCCGGGGCAACACGGTCGGCCGTCCGCTCGGTCTGCTGCTGACCCGGCGCAGCGAGAACGCGACGGTGACCCTCTGCCACACCGGCACCCTCGACCTGGCCGCGCACACCCGGGCCGCCGACATCGTGATCGTGGCCGCCGGGGTTCCCGGCCTGCTCACCGCCGACCTGGTCCGCCCGGGGGCGGTGGTGGTCGACGTCGGCATCACCCGGGTGATCGGGGCGGACGGCAAGGGCCGCTACACCGGTGACGTCGATCCCGAGGTCGCCGAGACGGCCGGCGCCCTGGTTCCGATGCCCGGTGGCGTCGGGCCGATGACCCGGGCGATGCTGCTGACCAACGTGGTCGAGCGCGCCGAGCGCCAGGTGCCGACTACGTCATAA
- the galT gene encoding galactose-1-phosphate uridylyltransferase, with translation MRRTVTKLADGRELIYFDERDDVVRDEPDRRELPPPPPASQLRYDPLLDEWVAVAVHRQARTFLPPADQCPLCPSRDDRRSEIPASGYDVVVFENRFPALSQRIADEPPGVTPFTEIRPGLGRCEVVCFTDDHHAAFVDLPPDRVRTVLDALADRTAALAELPGVEQVFCFENRGVEIGVTLHHPHGQIYAFPFVTPRTRTMLAAARRHAERTGGNLYADVLAAERAAGDRVVAENEHWTAYVPAAARWPFEVHLAPHRPVPDIPALTDAERDAFGPLYLDVLRRFDGLFDMPMPYIAAWHQAPVRVDRELAHLHLQLFSIRRAADKLKYLAGTESGMGVFISDVAPERAAQLLREA, from the coding sequence ATGAGACGTACGGTCACCAAGCTGGCCGACGGTCGTGAGCTGATCTACTTCGACGAGCGGGACGACGTCGTCCGCGACGAACCGGACCGGCGGGAACTGCCCCCGCCCCCGCCCGCGTCGCAGCTACGCTACGACCCCCTGCTCGACGAGTGGGTGGCGGTGGCGGTGCACCGGCAGGCCCGCACCTTCCTCCCCCCGGCCGACCAGTGCCCGCTCTGCCCCTCCCGGGATGACCGGCGGAGCGAGATCCCGGCCTCCGGGTACGACGTGGTGGTCTTCGAGAACCGCTTCCCCGCGCTCAGCCAGCGGATCGCCGACGAGCCGCCGGGTGTCACCCCGTTCACCGAGATCAGACCGGGGCTCGGCCGCTGCGAGGTGGTCTGCTTCACCGACGACCACCACGCCGCGTTCGTCGACCTGCCGCCGGACCGGGTGCGGACCGTCCTCGACGCGCTCGCCGACCGGACCGCCGCCCTGGCCGAGCTCCCCGGGGTCGAGCAGGTCTTCTGCTTCGAGAACCGGGGCGTGGAGATCGGGGTGACCCTGCACCACCCGCACGGTCAGATCTACGCGTTCCCCTTCGTCACGCCCCGGACCCGGACGATGCTGGCCGCCGCCCGTCGGCACGCCGAGCGCACCGGCGGCAACCTCTACGCCGACGTGCTCGCCGCGGAGCGGGCCGCCGGGGATCGGGTGGTGGCGGAGAACGAGCACTGGACGGCGTACGTGCCGGCGGCGGCCCGCTGGCCGTTCGAGGTGCACCTGGCCCCGCACCGGCCGGTGCCGGACATCCCGGCGCTGACCGACGCGGAGCGGGACGCCTTCGGCCCGCTCTACCTGGACGTGCTGCGCCGGTTCGACGGACTGTTCGACATGCCGATGCCGTACATCGCGGCCTGGCACCAGGCCCCGGTCCGCGTCGACCGCGAGCTGGCCCATCTGCACCTGCAACTGTTCAGCATCCGGCGGGCGGCGGACAAGCTGAAGTACCTCGCCGGAACGGAGTCGGGGATGGGCGTCTTCATCAGCGACGTCGCGCCGGAACGCGCCGCGCAGTTGCTGCGCGAGGCCTGA